A genome region from Streptomyces xanthophaeus includes the following:
- a CDS encoding GNAT family N-acetyltransferase, translating into MTIRVLPLPPTDAEVDAWIAVLTAAQAVDLPQAPPPARTEVAGRLRVTPARGRAALWAADGGAGVAALLLFTDEANAHTAYLDVLAVRPDARRRGLGRALWEQVRAELLAQGRSSVMTLVDLGGPGERFARSLGFQNVLPMAWYEQDVTRQPQAAAGATSPASTEIAPGYALRAWHGLVPDDWAGPLATAHAAMEDAPTGDIDEKTETWTPDKLHAAHRLILDRGGEITTVAAVTTAGEVAAYTELVLPDPAGPRALQYDTVVAPAHRGNGLGRAVKLHMLELARRRYPALRRIATTVADENTPMRAVNESLGYRLDRPAAYYQLSL; encoded by the coding sequence ATGACCATTCGCGTGCTGCCGCTGCCCCCGACCGACGCCGAGGTGGACGCCTGGATCGCGGTCCTCACCGCCGCCCAGGCCGTCGACCTGCCGCAGGCGCCGCCGCCCGCCCGTACGGAGGTGGCCGGACGGCTGCGCGTGACACCCGCACGCGGCCGCGCCGCGCTCTGGGCGGCGGACGGGGGAGCGGGGGTGGCCGCACTGCTGCTGTTCACGGACGAGGCCAACGCGCACACCGCCTACCTCGACGTGCTCGCCGTACGCCCGGACGCCCGGCGCCGCGGCCTGGGCCGGGCCCTGTGGGAGCAGGTCCGGGCCGAGCTGCTCGCGCAGGGCCGGTCCTCCGTCATGACGCTCGTGGACCTGGGCGGGCCGGGCGAGCGGTTCGCGCGTTCGCTCGGCTTCCAGAACGTCCTGCCCATGGCCTGGTACGAGCAGGACGTGACGCGGCAGCCGCAGGCCGCAGCCGGGGCCACGTCCCCGGCGAGCACCGAGATCGCCCCGGGGTACGCGCTGCGCGCCTGGCACGGCCTGGTACCGGACGACTGGGCCGGGCCGCTGGCCACGGCCCACGCGGCGATGGAGGACGCGCCCACCGGCGACATCGACGAGAAGACCGAGACCTGGACGCCGGACAAGCTCCACGCCGCACACCGGCTGATCCTGGACCGCGGCGGCGAGATCACCACCGTCGCCGCGGTCACCACCGCGGGCGAGGTGGCCGCGTACACCGAACTGGTCCTGCCCGACCCGGCCGGCCCGCGCGCCCTCCAGTACGACACCGTGGTCGCCCCCGCCCACCGGGGCAACGGCCTGGGCCGCGCGGTCAAGCTGCACATGCTGGAGCTGGCCCGCCGCCGGTACCCCGCCCTGCGCCGGATCGCCACCACGGTGGCGGACGAGAACACCCCGATGCGCGCGGTGAACGAGAGCCTGGGCTACCGCCTCGACCGCCCCGCCGCGTACTACCAGCTCAGCCTGTAG
- a CDS encoding M48 family metallopeptidase, whose amino-acid sequence MGASLRALRALVLLAGFYLLGVFLLAALGGIDYAVVTTLHGPIVAKLVIVSLVLTVPIVRGMFMLRTPQGEPPAGVTVGEAQEPELWAVVRDIAQQVGTRAPDEIVLIDEVNAAVGEDARLLGLRPGTRRLYLGLPLMTGLDEMQLRAVLAHEMGHYANFDTRLTPLIARGRAQLIRTIGYFHDRADKKVAKERAKQERKDEKRIAKGKKAKGVDTAGEGAMYRAMAKIYIAYGNFYMRATRSTSRRQELAADLASVRVAGRDSAASALRELNALDSAHDFYMGSYATLGVGAGLLPRPGEVFGGLRRLLDARSADLDELRRELSTEPTSPYDSHPALAERVARIEALPDDGRSGQAARPALELLADAGAALTALEQAVLTPEALALKRVDWEDLVHDSMTVYVGQGAEDIREAFAAEGAGPGLDAVLDAFDADPAVRWRIADRFPKSEEAAAATGRTAREFARPVVRRALNQLVTVELTARGAARWQLSWSDSASLSYPADGFEERLGAALDAAVADLPDTEPLRKLVLAP is encoded by the coding sequence ATGGGCGCTTCACTGCGCGCCTTGCGCGCCCTCGTCCTGCTCGCAGGCTTCTACCTGCTCGGCGTGTTCCTGCTCGCCGCGCTCGGCGGCATCGACTACGCCGTCGTCACCACCCTGCACGGCCCGATCGTGGCCAAGCTGGTCATCGTGTCCCTCGTCCTCACCGTCCCGATCGTGCGCGGCATGTTCATGCTGCGCACCCCCCAGGGCGAGCCCCCGGCCGGTGTCACGGTCGGCGAGGCGCAGGAGCCCGAGCTGTGGGCGGTCGTGCGTGACATCGCGCAGCAGGTCGGCACCCGCGCCCCCGACGAGATCGTGCTGATCGACGAGGTGAACGCGGCCGTCGGCGAGGACGCCAGGCTGCTGGGCCTGCGGCCCGGCACCCGCCGCCTCTACCTCGGCCTGCCGCTGATGACGGGCCTGGACGAGATGCAGCTGCGCGCCGTGCTCGCCCACGAGATGGGCCACTACGCCAACTTCGACACGCGTCTCACCCCGCTGATCGCCCGCGGCCGCGCCCAGCTGATCCGCACCATCGGCTACTTCCACGACCGCGCCGACAAGAAGGTGGCCAAGGAGCGGGCGAAGCAGGAGCGCAAGGACGAGAAGCGGATCGCCAAGGGCAAGAAGGCCAAGGGCGTCGACACCGCGGGCGAGGGCGCGATGTACCGCGCCATGGCCAAGATCTACATCGCGTACGGCAACTTCTACATGCGTGCCACCCGCTCCACCTCCCGCCGCCAGGAGCTCGCCGCCGACCTCGCCTCGGTCCGGGTCGCCGGCCGCGACTCCGCCGCGTCCGCGCTGCGCGAGCTGAACGCCCTCGACTCGGCGCACGACTTCTACATGGGCTCCTACGCCACCCTCGGGGTCGGCGCCGGCCTGCTGCCCCGCCCGGGCGAGGTCTTCGGCGGCCTGCGCCGCCTCCTGGACGCGCGCTCGGCCGACCTGGACGAGCTGCGCCGGGAACTGTCGACCGAGCCCACCTCCCCCTACGACTCGCACCCCGCGCTCGCCGAGCGCGTGGCCCGCATCGAGGCCCTGCCCGACGACGGCCGCTCCGGGCAGGCCGCCCGGCCGGCCCTGGAGCTGCTGGCCGACGCCGGTGCGGCGCTGACCGCGCTGGAGCAGGCCGTCCTCACCCCGGAGGCGCTCGCGCTCAAGCGGGTCGACTGGGAGGACCTCGTCCACGACTCCATGACCGTGTACGTCGGCCAGGGCGCGGAGGACATCCGTGAGGCCTTCGCCGCCGAGGGCGCGGGCCCCGGGCTCGACGCCGTGCTGGACGCGTTCGACGCCGACCCGGCGGTGCGCTGGCGCATCGCCGACCGTTTCCCGAAGTCGGAGGAGGCGGCGGCCGCCACCGGCCGTACGGCCCGCGAGTTCGCCCGCCCGGTCGTCCGGCGCGCGCTGAACCAGCTGGTCACCGTCGAACTGACGGCCCGCGGCGCCGCCCGCTGGCAGCTGTCGTGGTCCGACTCGGCCTCCCTGAGCTACCCGGCCGACGGCTTCGAGGAGCGCCTGGGCGCGGCCCTGGACGCGGCCGTCGCCGACCTGCCCGACACCGAACCCCTGCGAAAGCTGGTGCTTGCCCCGTGA
- the msrA gene encoding peptide-methionine (S)-S-oxide reductase MsrA, with protein sequence MFSYRRTPELPTREEALTGRAEPLFAVPDRHTVLGNPLSGPYPAHLEVADFGLGCFWGAERKFWQTPGVWTTLAGYQGGFTENPTYEEVCSGLTGHTEVVRVVFDPSQVSYAALLKLFWESHDPTQGFRQGNDVGTQYRSAVYTHSPDQQETAEASRAAYQQVLASSGYGPITTAVLPAAERPFWPAEAHHQQYLDKNPGGYCGIGGTGVSCPIGVAKAPGA encoded by the coding sequence ATGTTCTCGTACCGCCGTACGCCCGAGCTCCCCACCCGCGAGGAGGCCCTGACGGGCCGCGCGGAGCCGCTGTTCGCCGTGCCCGACCGGCACACCGTGCTGGGCAACCCGCTGTCCGGCCCCTACCCCGCGCACCTGGAGGTCGCCGACTTCGGTCTGGGCTGTTTCTGGGGCGCGGAGCGCAAGTTCTGGCAGACCCCCGGGGTGTGGACCACGCTGGCCGGCTACCAGGGCGGCTTCACCGAGAATCCGACCTACGAGGAGGTCTGCTCGGGTCTGACCGGCCACACCGAGGTGGTCCGCGTGGTCTTCGACCCGTCCCAGGTCTCCTACGCCGCGCTGCTGAAGCTGTTCTGGGAGTCCCACGACCCCACCCAGGGCTTCCGCCAGGGCAACGACGTCGGCACCCAGTACCGCTCGGCGGTCTACACCCACTCCCCCGACCAGCAGGAGACGGCGGAGGCCTCCCGCGCGGCCTACCAGCAGGTCCTGGCCTCCTCGGGCTACGGCCCGATCACCACGGCGGTGCTGCCGGCCGCGGAGCGCCCCTTCTGGCCGGCGGAGGCGCACCACCAGCAGTACCTCGACAAGAACCCGGGCGGCTACTGCGGCATCGGCGGCACGGGCGTGTCCTGCCCGATCGGCGTCGCCAAGGCCCCCGGGGCGTGA
- a CDS encoding DUF3885 domain-containing protein has protein sequence MSAPVADPAHEGLTRLWREQRPPGPLFPHELKTVYAHRWVRFHSLPESKRYPDGEAEYAVLLDRYNTVLEELFAGDEVYVVTTGRSEVSEHTDRSVERRAFHPEGTLWTTVDDTYDPDPFCHLRWYFYADRRPWRRGCIDPLLRAVADDTLSGVFVTDPGLTRMYHPYDGGADVVLPTRQERDRMRERHAGWLSAHPRGY, from the coding sequence GTGAGTGCCCCCGTCGCCGACCCCGCACACGAGGGGCTGACCCGTCTGTGGCGGGAGCAGAGGCCTCCCGGCCCGCTGTTCCCGCACGAGCTGAAGACGGTGTACGCCCACCGGTGGGTGCGTTTCCACAGCCTGCCGGAATCGAAGCGCTACCCGGACGGCGAAGCGGAGTACGCGGTGCTCCTGGACCGGTACAACACGGTCCTGGAGGAGCTCTTCGCGGGCGACGAGGTGTACGTGGTGACCACCGGCCGGTCCGAGGTGTCCGAGCACACGGACCGGTCGGTGGAGCGGCGTGCCTTCCACCCGGAGGGCACGCTGTGGACCACGGTGGACGACACCTACGACCCGGATCCGTTCTGCCATCTGCGCTGGTACTTCTACGCCGACCGCCGCCCCTGGCGGCGGGGCTGCATCGACCCGTTGCTGCGTGCGGTGGCCGACGACACGCTGTCGGGTGTCTTCGTGACGGACCCCGGGCTCACCCGGATGTACCACCCGTACGACGGCGGCGCCGATGTCGTCCTCCCCACGCGGCAGGAGCGGGACCGGATGCGCGAGCGGCACGCCGGCTGGCTTTCCGCGCATCCTCGGGGGTACTGA
- a CDS encoding NAD(P)-dependent alcohol dehydrogenase, translated as MSVTQATHVTQAAQAVQGTPVAAYAAPAAKAPLERTTITRRPVGAHDVLIDIKYSGICHSDIHQVRDGWGEGIYPMVPGHEIAGVVSEVGPAVTRFSVGDRVGVGCFVDSCRRCEYCLRGQEQFCSEGMTGTYNALDRSGEPTYGGYSTHLVVDEKYTVRIPDGLGLDVAAPLLCAGITLYSPLRHWQAGPGKKVAVVGLGGLGHIGVKIAHALGAEVTVLSQTLRKKEDGLKLGASHFYATSDEATFEELAGRFDLILSTVSAPLGLDAYLGLLKVDGALVNVGAPEEPVALNLFSVIGGRKTLAGSMIGGIAETQEMLDFCAEHGLGSEIELITAGQINEAYERVLASDVRYRFVIDASTI; from the coding sequence ATGTCCGTCACCCAGGCCACCCACGTCACGCAGGCCGCGCAGGCCGTCCAGGGTACGCCGGTCGCCGCGTACGCCGCCCCCGCCGCCAAGGCCCCGCTGGAGCGCACCACCATCACGCGCCGGCCCGTCGGTGCGCACGACGTCCTCATCGACATCAAGTACTCCGGCATCTGCCACTCCGACATCCACCAGGTGCGCGACGGCTGGGGCGAGGGCATCTACCCGATGGTCCCCGGCCACGAGATCGCCGGTGTCGTCTCCGAAGTCGGCCCGGCCGTCACCCGGTTCTCCGTCGGGGACCGGGTGGGCGTCGGCTGCTTCGTCGACTCCTGCCGCCGTTGCGAGTACTGCCTGCGCGGCCAGGAGCAGTTCTGCTCCGAGGGCATGACCGGCACCTACAACGCCCTCGACCGCAGCGGCGAGCCCACGTACGGCGGCTACTCCACCCACCTCGTCGTCGACGAGAAGTACACCGTCCGCATCCCCGACGGCCTCGGCCTCGACGTCGCCGCCCCGCTGCTGTGCGCCGGCATCACCCTCTACTCCCCGCTCAGGCACTGGCAGGCGGGCCCCGGCAAGAAGGTCGCCGTCGTCGGCCTCGGCGGCCTCGGCCACATCGGTGTGAAGATCGCGCACGCGCTCGGCGCGGAGGTCACCGTCCTGTCGCAGACGCTGCGCAAGAAGGAGGACGGCCTGAAGCTGGGCGCCTCCCACTTCTACGCCACCAGCGACGAGGCAACCTTCGAGGAACTGGCCGGCCGCTTCGACCTGATCCTGTCCACCGTCTCCGCACCCCTCGGCCTGGACGCCTACCTGGGTCTGCTGAAGGTCGACGGCGCGCTGGTGAACGTCGGCGCCCCGGAGGAGCCCGTCGCGCTCAACCTCTTCTCCGTCATCGGCGGCCGCAAGACCCTCGCCGGATCGATGATCGGCGGGATCGCCGAGACCCAGGAGATGCTGGACTTCTGCGCCGAGCACGGACTGGGCTCGGAGATCGAGCTGATCACCGCCGGGCAGATCAACGAGGCGTACGAGCGGGTGCTGGCGAGCGACGTGCGCTACCGCTTCGTGATCGACGCGTCGACGATCTGA
- a CDS encoding sulfatase-like hydrolase/transferase, translating into MPTRRHFLAGSAAAAAGLAALPQLAAPAQASAAGSAAPPPHLVVILADDLGYGDLGAYGQKLITTPHIDRLAAEGLRFTDAYSAAAVCAPSRAALLTGLHTGHAAVRANPAAGGQGSLAAGDTTFAEVLRARGYRTGLFGKWGFGPEAADQPSHPGARGFEEFYGYIDHSHAHQYRPAYLWHNGTKETLPAGTYAPDAIAARALDFIDTHAAGPDPFLLLLAPNLPHAPSEIPDVGAYAARPWTQANQAHAAQIGLLDAQVGAVVDRLRAHGIAERTVVLVASDNGPHEEGGVDPDLFDANGPLRGYKRNLYEGGVRVPLIAWSPGRIAPGTTSARPTPLYDVLPTLAELAAAPAPTDIDGLSAAPVLDGAAADAPLHGHLYWYRDEQGVTGRADAQDGGRAKQVAEALRKDQWKAVRFAPGRDRTVADSAWAFELYDLAADPGEKNDVAAGNPSVVASLTALLRASWTDTYVRRPWGLTAVADPSASTLTTTVANGSARPWPDVRVTLPLPSGWTATPTGPAATASLAPGQALTTTWRVGAPSTAPAVLVPQATTSSSLRFTAATRFTPLPAPPTRDSHLSDLPWVTATNGWGPVEIDRSNGKQAAGDGTPIAFGGVTYAKGLGVHAPSEIVYHLGGRASRFTALVGIDDFSTKQSPTGATRAIVRADGRTLLTTATLTGATGPTAIDLDVTGVRLLHLLVEDANARSSFDHTSWARPYVTVV; encoded by the coding sequence ATGCCCACCCGCCGCCACTTCCTCGCCGGATCGGCGGCGGCCGCCGCCGGCCTCGCGGCCCTGCCCCAACTGGCCGCCCCCGCGCAGGCGTCCGCCGCCGGGAGCGCGGCGCCGCCGCCCCACCTGGTGGTGATCCTGGCCGACGACCTCGGCTACGGCGACCTGGGCGCGTACGGCCAGAAGCTGATCACCACCCCTCACATCGACCGGCTCGCCGCCGAGGGCCTGCGCTTCACCGACGCCTACTCCGCGGCCGCCGTCTGCGCCCCGTCGCGCGCCGCGCTCCTCACCGGCCTGCACACCGGCCACGCCGCCGTCCGCGCCAACCCGGCCGCCGGCGGCCAGGGCAGCCTCGCCGCCGGGGACACCACCTTCGCCGAAGTGCTGCGCGCGCGGGGCTACCGTACGGGCCTGTTCGGCAAGTGGGGCTTCGGACCGGAGGCCGCGGACCAGCCCAGCCACCCGGGCGCGCGGGGCTTCGAGGAGTTCTACGGGTACATCGACCACAGCCACGCCCACCAGTACCGCCCCGCGTACCTGTGGCACAACGGCACCAAGGAAACCCTCCCCGCGGGCACCTACGCCCCCGACGCGATCGCGGCGCGCGCCCTCGACTTCATCGACACCCACGCGGCCGGACCCGACCCCTTCCTGCTGCTCCTCGCCCCCAACCTCCCGCACGCGCCCAGCGAGATCCCCGACGTCGGCGCCTACGCCGCGCGGCCGTGGACCCAGGCCAACCAGGCCCACGCGGCCCAGATCGGCCTCCTCGACGCGCAGGTCGGCGCCGTCGTGGACCGGCTGCGCGCACACGGGATCGCGGAGCGGACCGTGGTCCTGGTGGCCTCCGACAACGGCCCGCACGAGGAGGGCGGGGTCGACCCCGACCTGTTCGACGCCAACGGCCCGCTGCGCGGCTACAAGCGCAACCTCTACGAGGGCGGCGTCCGGGTCCCGCTGATCGCCTGGTCCCCGGGCCGCATCGCCCCCGGCACCACCAGCGCCCGGCCCACCCCCCTGTACGACGTGCTGCCCACCCTCGCCGAGCTCGCCGCGGCCCCCGCCCCCACCGACATCGACGGCCTCTCCGCCGCTCCGGTCCTGGACGGCGCGGCCGCCGACGCCCCCCTCCACGGCCACCTGTACTGGTACCGCGACGAGCAGGGCGTCACCGGCCGGGCCGACGCCCAGGACGGGGGCCGGGCCAAGCAGGTCGCCGAGGCCCTCCGCAAGGACCAGTGGAAGGCCGTACGGTTCGCCCCCGGGCGGGACCGCACGGTCGCCGACTCCGCATGGGCGTTCGAGCTCTACGACCTGGCCGCCGACCCCGGAGAGAAGAACGACGTGGCGGCCGGGAACCCCTCGGTGGTCGCCTCGCTGACCGCCCTGCTGCGCGCCTCGTGGACCGACACCTACGTACGCCGCCCGTGGGGCCTGACCGCGGTCGCCGACCCGTCGGCCTCGACGCTCACCACCACCGTCGCGAACGGCAGCGCCCGCCCCTGGCCCGACGTACGCGTCACCCTCCCGCTCCCGTCCGGCTGGACGGCCACGCCCACCGGCCCGGCGGCCACGGCGTCCCTCGCCCCGGGCCAGGCCCTGACCACCACCTGGCGGGTGGGCGCGCCCTCGACCGCCCCGGCCGTGCTCGTCCCGCAGGCGACCACGTCCTCGTCCTTGCGCTTCACGGCGGCGACGCGGTTCACCCCGCTCCCGGCGCCGCCCACCCGGGACAGCCACCTCAGCGACCTCCCGTGGGTCACGGCCACCAACGGCTGGGGCCCGGTGGAGATCGACCGCTCCAACGGCAAGCAGGCGGCGGGCGACGGCACACCGATCGCCTTCGGCGGAGTGACCTACGCCAAGGGCCTCGGGGTCCACGCCCCCTCGGAGATCGTCTACCACCTGGGCGGGCGCGCCTCCCGCTTCACGGCCCTCGTCGGCATCGACGACTTCTCCACGAAGCAGTCGCCGACCGGCGCCACCCGGGCGATCGTCCGCGCCGACGGCCGGACCCTGCTGACCACCGCCACCCTGACCGGAGCCACCGGCCCCACCGCCATCGACCTCGACGTGACCGGCGTCCGCCTCCTCCACCTGCTGGTCGAGGACGCGAACGCCCGCTCCTCCTTCGACCACACCTCATGGGCCCGCCCCTACGTGACGGTCGTCTGA
- a CDS encoding L,D-transpeptidase, with protein sequence MEWRVRTDSMRRRRSLVAISAVLGGVLMLTACGGGDDAKPKGSEAGKAQAEADAAAAKDTSKAKITITPKDGATNVGLNDAANVAVADGTLTLVELKTSEGTAVAGKIAADGKSWKPDAALKRSTKYALAATAKDADGKEAHENASFTTISPENSFVGSFIPDEGQTVGVGMPVSITFNKPIQDKKAVQAAISVSSSSGQEVVGHWFGTQRLDFRPENYWQANSTVTMKLALEGVQGAPGVQGVQNKTVTFKIGRSQVSEVDVKSKKMTVTRDGAVIKTIPISAGSPENPTYNGQMVISEKFKETRMDGSTVGFKDSEGKGEYDIKDVPHAMRLSQSGTFIHGNYWGADSVFGSANTSHGCVGLNDAKGAGDPNQPAAWFFDNSLIGDVVTVKNSPDKTIKPENGLNGWNMGWAEWKAGSAA encoded by the coding sequence ATGGAGTGGCGTGTGAGGACGGACAGTATGCGGCGGAGAAGGTCCCTGGTGGCCATATCCGCCGTGCTCGGTGGGGTACTGATGCTCACGGCATGCGGCGGCGGAGACGACGCGAAGCCGAAGGGCTCCGAGGCCGGCAAGGCCCAGGCGGAGGCCGACGCGGCAGCCGCCAAGGACACCTCCAAGGCCAAAATAACCATCACGCCGAAGGACGGGGCCACGAACGTCGGCCTCAACGACGCCGCCAATGTGGCCGTCGCCGACGGCACCCTCACCCTGGTCGAGCTGAAGACCAGCGAGGGCACGGCCGTGGCCGGCAAGATCGCCGCCGACGGCAAGAGCTGGAAGCCGGACGCCGCGCTGAAGCGCTCCACGAAGTACGCCCTGGCGGCGACCGCCAAGGACGCGGACGGCAAGGAAGCGCACGAGAACGCCTCCTTCACCACCATCTCCCCGGAGAACAGCTTCGTTGGCTCGTTCATACCGGACGAGGGCCAGACGGTCGGCGTGGGCATGCCGGTCTCGATCACCTTCAACAAGCCGATCCAGGACAAGAAGGCCGTCCAGGCGGCCATCTCGGTCAGCTCCAGCAGCGGCCAGGAGGTCGTCGGTCACTGGTTCGGCACGCAGCGCCTGGACTTCCGCCCGGAGAACTACTGGCAGGCGAACTCCACCGTCACGATGAAGCTGGCGCTGGAGGGCGTCCAGGGCGCTCCCGGCGTCCAGGGCGTCCAGAACAAGACCGTCACCTTCAAGATCGGCCGCAGCCAGGTCTCCGAGGTCGACGTGAAGAGCAAGAAGATGACGGTCACCCGGGACGGCGCGGTCATCAAGACCATCCCGATCTCGGCGGGCTCCCCGGAGAACCCGACCTACAACGGTCAGATGGTGATCTCCGAGAAGTTCAAGGAGACCCGGATGGACGGCTCCACCGTCGGCTTCAAGGACAGTGAGGGCAAGGGCGAGTACGACATCAAGGACGTGCCGCACGCCATGCGGCTGTCCCAGTCCGGCACCTTCATCCACGGCAACTACTGGGGAGCCGACTCGGTCTTCGGCAGTGCGAACACCAGCCACGGCTGTGTCGGCCTGAACGACGCCAAGGGCGCGGGCGACCCGAACCAGCCCGCCGCGTGGTTCTTCGACAACTCGCTCATCGGCGACGTGGTCACCGTGAAGAATTCCCCGGACAAGACCATCAAGCCCGAGAACGGCCTCAACGGCTGGAACATGGGCTGGGCGGAGTGGAAGGCCGGATCGGCCGCCTGA
- a CDS encoding helix-turn-helix transcriptional regulator, whose product MDQLDQRACLGEFLRSRRARLRPEDVGLPDHGRHRRVPGLRREELAQLAGVSVAYYTRLEQRDGHNVSVEVLDALARALRLDGSERAHLMDLARPKAHRRRHSRRPQQVRPELRTLMDAMDGVPAYLVGHRQDVIGWNRLAAAVFGDFGALPAAERNLVRLVFLDPATAELYGEWECRACEVVSNLRMYAGQHPDDEQLSALVGELSVKNEEFRRLWAAHTVADKTHGEKLLRHPIVGELRLSFETLKLPDDPAQSLVTFHAAPGSPSADALRLLASWSAPSEGAGARNPAATG is encoded by the coding sequence ATGGACCAGCTTGATCAGCGAGCCTGCCTCGGCGAGTTCCTCCGCTCCCGCCGTGCGCGGCTGCGCCCCGAGGACGTGGGTCTGCCCGACCACGGGCGCCACCGGCGCGTTCCCGGGCTGCGCCGGGAGGAACTGGCGCAGCTGGCAGGGGTGTCGGTCGCGTACTACACGCGGCTGGAGCAGCGCGACGGTCACAACGTGTCGGTGGAGGTCCTGGACGCGCTCGCGCGGGCCCTGCGCCTCGACGGGAGCGAGCGGGCGCACCTGATGGACCTGGCGCGGCCGAAGGCGCACCGGCGCCGCCACAGCCGGCGCCCGCAGCAGGTGCGGCCGGAGCTGCGCACGCTGATGGACGCGATGGACGGGGTACCGGCGTACCTGGTGGGGCACCGGCAGGACGTCATCGGCTGGAACCGGCTGGCGGCCGCGGTCTTCGGGGACTTCGGGGCGCTGCCGGCGGCCGAGCGGAACCTGGTGCGGCTGGTGTTCCTGGACCCGGCGACGGCGGAGCTGTACGGGGAGTGGGAGTGCCGGGCGTGCGAGGTGGTGAGCAATCTGCGGATGTACGCGGGCCAGCACCCGGACGACGAGCAGCTGTCGGCACTGGTCGGGGAGCTGTCGGTGAAGAACGAGGAGTTCCGGCGGCTGTGGGCGGCGCACACGGTGGCGGACAAGACGCACGGGGAGAAGCTGCTGCGGCACCCGATCGTGGGTGAGCTGCGGCTTTCCTTCGAGACGCTGAAGCTCCCGGACGACCCGGCGCAGTCGCTGGTCACCTTCCACGCCGCCCCCGGCTCCCCGTCGGCGGACGCCCTGCGTCTGCTGGCGTCGTGGTCGGCCCCGTCGGAGGGGGCCGGGGCACGGAACCCGGCGGCTACAGGCTGA